A region of Photobacterium sanguinicancri DNA encodes the following proteins:
- a CDS encoding NAD(P)/FAD-dependent oxidoreductase — protein sequence MSRIVVVGGGAAGLELSTLLAKSVRENDEILLIEPEIDHYWKPRLHEIAAGTFDSDLDSVCYFTHGATHGYQHYQAAMTNIDRQQKVVNVRKADGTEDTVSYDYLVIAIGAVSNDFNTHGAKAHCMFLDSASQAREAWHQISHVLRAGNDSTINIVGAGATGVELAAELARVSKKLKRYNAACLNINLIEAADRVLPNSPQKMSDKVLEKLTRSDVKVLLNTRIEEVTHDGMQTTDGLFLAANTQFWAAGVKAPDWLNGIGGLEYNRMNQIFVNQDLSSTIDPAVFAIGDCASIPQTDGSTVPPRAQAANQAAIHLAKSLSRHLDGPALTPFTFKDGGMVVAVGHHFAVGSFGIAPFAQNERCEGKLVLQGRMIRRIYDTIFRLHQSTVSGVFTVSRLMITKRLKAVFKPTGI from the coding sequence ATGTCTCGAATCGTTGTCGTTGGTGGCGGAGCTGCAGGCCTTGAACTATCAACTCTACTTGCTAAATCTGTTCGTGAAAATGATGAAATTTTATTAATCGAACCTGAAATTGATCACTACTGGAAACCACGCCTGCACGAGATTGCAGCGGGTACTTTTGATAGTGATTTAGACTCCGTTTGTTATTTTACCCATGGCGCAACACACGGTTATCAACACTACCAAGCCGCTATGACCAACATTGATCGCCAACAAAAAGTGGTTAATGTACGAAAAGCCGATGGTACCGAAGATACCGTCAGTTACGACTATCTAGTTATCGCCATTGGTGCAGTAAGTAATGATTTTAATACCCACGGCGCAAAAGCTCACTGCATGTTTTTAGACTCTGCAAGTCAAGCCCGCGAAGCATGGCATCAAATTAGCCACGTGCTTCGAGCTGGCAATGACAGCACTATCAACATTGTTGGTGCTGGCGCAACGGGTGTTGAGCTTGCCGCTGAATTAGCACGAGTGAGCAAAAAACTTAAAAGATATAACGCCGCTTGCTTAAACATTAATCTGATCGAAGCTGCTGATCGCGTGCTACCCAATAGCCCGCAGAAAATGTCTGACAAGGTGCTAGAAAAGTTAACACGAAGCGACGTTAAGGTACTGCTCAATACTCGCATTGAGGAAGTGACTCACGATGGCATGCAAACAACCGATGGCCTATTCCTCGCAGCCAATACCCAATTTTGGGCCGCTGGTGTAAAAGCACCTGACTGGTTAAATGGTATCGGCGGCTTAGAGTACAACCGAATGAACCAGATCTTTGTTAATCAAGACCTTAGTTCAACCATAGATCCTGCGGTTTTTGCCATTGGTGACTGTGCATCTATTCCACAAACAGATGGTTCAACCGTCCCACCAAGAGCACAAGCCGCTAACCAAGCTGCGATTCATTTAGCGAAAAGCTTAAGCCGCCATTTAGACGGACCAGCACTCACACCTTTCACTTTCAAAGATGGTGGAATGGTTGTCGCCGTCGGGCATCACTTTGCCGTCGGCTCGTTTGGTATCGCTCCGTTTGCTCAGAACGAGCGTTGTGAGGGCAAACTGGTATTACAAGGCCGCATGATTCGACGTATATACGATACGATTTTCCGCCTACACCAAAGTACGGTAAGTGGCGTATTCACTGTTTCACGTTTAATGATCACCAAGCGATTAAAAGCGGTATTTAAACCGACAGGTATTTAA
- a CDS encoding dicarboxylate/amino acid:cation symporter, with amino-acid sequence MRFTFFKSLPVQLLLAAISAWLLAQLIPADYINTDSASFSLLMLAKTTYIGLLKMVVGIVVMLSLLQGITSIGSTVKFKQLGCKTVAFYSFTSIIAISLGLGASLALPAWPQLVDPATITLSENTQLIDNSSASSGAIIGKLISMALQNPIAALSNTNLLAIVVFSILLGIALLASLPAKHAVFEVISGLNISVNTLVSGIIQFAPYAVFAIVFEFSVTSNGELFGQLAKFAGLVFLLTFIHGAIVLPTIAKATTGIGFKSLFKALSAPMVMAFTTSSSSATLPLSMQTAEQELGVSQSTSSMVLPLGAIMNMDGTALFEGVAAIFLAQLYGIDLGTSGYIMIFIMAMVSSIGAPGMPSGSMSGMQLVLLAAGIPLEAIAILLIIERPLDTFRTAVNVEGDMIAALVVDKWQAKA; translated from the coding sequence ATGCGTTTCACCTTTTTCAAATCTCTTCCAGTGCAACTTCTACTAGCGGCTATTTCAGCTTGGCTACTCGCACAACTGATCCCAGCCGATTACATCAACACCGACTCTGCTAGCTTTTCGCTTTTAATGCTGGCAAAAACAACATACATAGGCCTACTTAAAATGGTCGTCGGTATTGTTGTCATGCTGTCGTTGTTACAGGGGATAACAAGTATCGGCTCGACCGTGAAGTTTAAGCAGCTCGGTTGTAAAACCGTCGCCTTTTATTCTTTCACTTCGATCATTGCGATCAGCTTAGGTTTAGGCGCATCGTTAGCACTCCCGGCTTGGCCGCAATTAGTGGATCCTGCAACAATTACCCTGAGTGAGAATACCCAATTAATCGATAATAGCTCTGCATCATCAGGTGCCATTATTGGTAAATTGATCAGCATGGCACTACAAAATCCTATTGCTGCGCTATCCAATACGAACTTACTGGCTATTGTTGTATTTTCAATCTTACTCGGCATTGCATTACTGGCGAGCTTACCTGCCAAACATGCTGTTTTTGAGGTAATTTCAGGACTAAATATATCCGTAAACACATTAGTGTCTGGCATCATTCAGTTTGCGCCTTACGCTGTTTTTGCCATCGTGTTTGAGTTCTCTGTCACCAGTAATGGCGAGCTATTTGGTCAGCTGGCGAAATTTGCAGGCTTGGTGTTTCTCCTAACCTTTATACACGGTGCCATTGTTTTACCGACCATTGCCAAAGCAACCACAGGCATTGGTTTTAAGTCACTGTTTAAAGCACTGTCTGCGCCTATGGTGATGGCATTTACCACCTCATCTAGCTCAGCAACCTTGCCATTATCAATGCAAACAGCAGAGCAAGAACTTGGAGTATCGCAGTCTACAAGTAGCATGGTATTGCCGCTTGGTGCCATCATGAACATGGATGGTACTGCATTGTTCGAAGGGGTTGCTGCTATCTTCCTTGCCCAGCTATATGGCATAGATTTAGGAACAAGCGGCTACATCATGATCTTTATTATGGCGATGGTGTCTTCTATTGGTGCTCCGGGAATGCCATCAGGGTCGATGTCTGGTATGCAGTTAGTCTTACTCGCTGCGGGTATTCCGCTTGAAGCAATTGCAATCTTGCTAATCATTGAGCGACCACTAGATACCTTCCGCACTGCGGTGAATGTGGAAGGCGATATGATTGCAGCTTTGGTTGTTGATAAGTGGCAAGCGAAAGCTTAA
- a CDS encoding KAP family P-loop NTPase fold protein, with protein sequence MGFSKTYFLRRWAEDLKKHYPAVYVDAWKQDYSDDPLMTVISSMIKQLREQAGKDADKAVFKAPRKLVGLLKAAAPSVVGGLTKRYLGIDPVAIMNAADDGEVGEVLDENGEPLKDENGKPIDMGAAASKMVKHLIDEHDAKASTIESLKKNVEQWVEAVVGKDQEKKEDELKRTYPAFVFIDELDRCRPSYAVEMLETIKHIFDIPGVVFVVATDTEQLQHAVKAIYGDGFEARVYLGRFFNSRYTLKESTFKNLLPVHCDISRLTPSALESRGIVYWPKVENDDDAISNITNIYEGFSLSARQAIQITERLIITLGSFVKGEYVNICYLCVLLCIREKDVSVFSGIIKKDLPDNNHHLDQNYQSLMSLLDNKRQISFYVEPKELIQDFSSHCRVSNNNRSINRYQDAKYDISIMAFLRQVHGHYICGKSKNLEQSVKALYDEQERNSGNIGANKASHWANVSCGLENEEYKHTTYLYKDLVELASAIDWIDGEDEA encoded by the coding sequence ATGGGGTTCAGTAAGACATACTTCCTTCGTCGCTGGGCTGAAGACCTCAAAAAACACTACCCTGCTGTCTACGTTGATGCTTGGAAACAAGACTACTCTGACGATCCGCTCATGACTGTGATCTCTTCAATGATTAAGCAGTTGAGAGAACAGGCTGGTAAAGACGCAGATAAGGCTGTCTTTAAAGCTCCCCGTAAATTAGTTGGTTTATTAAAGGCTGCAGCTCCAAGTGTGGTTGGCGGGCTAACAAAGCGTTACCTCGGTATTGACCCTGTAGCAATTATGAATGCCGCTGATGACGGAGAAGTTGGCGAGGTGCTTGATGAAAATGGAGAGCCTCTTAAAGATGAAAACGGAAAGCCTATCGACATGGGAGCTGCTGCATCTAAGATGGTTAAACATTTGATTGATGAGCATGATGCGAAGGCTTCTACAATAGAAAGTTTAAAGAAGAATGTTGAGCAATGGGTTGAAGCTGTTGTTGGCAAAGATCAAGAGAAGAAAGAAGACGAACTTAAACGTACATATCCTGCCTTTGTCTTTATTGATGAGTTAGACCGTTGTAGACCAAGTTATGCTGTAGAAATGCTTGAGACGATTAAGCACATCTTCGATATTCCCGGTGTTGTCTTTGTCGTGGCTACGGATACTGAGCAATTGCAACACGCAGTTAAGGCAATCTATGGTGATGGTTTTGAGGCCAGAGTGTACTTAGGTCGTTTTTTTAATAGCCGCTATACATTGAAAGAGTCCACTTTTAAGAATTTACTTCCAGTTCACTGTGATATTAGTCGATTGACACCGAGTGCTCTTGAGTCTCGAGGTATTGTTTATTGGCCGAAGGTTGAAAATGATGATGACGCAATTAGTAATATCACAAATATTTACGAAGGTTTTAGTCTATCGGCAAGACAAGCAATACAGATAACTGAAAGGTTGATTATAACATTAGGGAGCTTTGTTAAAGGTGAGTATGTCAACATTTGTTATTTGTGCGTACTTTTATGTATAAGAGAAAAGGACGTTTCCGTTTTTTCTGGCATCATAAAGAAAGACCTTCCAGATAATAACCATCATCTAGATCAAAATTATCAATCGTTGATGTCGCTACTTGATAACAAAAGACAAATAAGCTTTTATGTGGAGCCTAAAGAATTGATTCAGGATTTTAGCTCTCACTGCCGAGTATCAAACAATAATCGAAGCATAAATCGCTATCAAGATGCGAAATATGACATTTCCATTATGGCGTTTTTACGCCAAGTACATGGTCACTATATCTGTGGGAAATCTAAAAACCTTGAACAATCCGTAAAGGCTTTATACGACGAACAGGAAAGAAACTCTGGGAACATTGGCGCAAATAAAGCTAGTCATTGGGCTAATGTATCATGCGGCTTGGAAAATGAAGAATACAAACACACAACATACCTATATAAAGACCTCGTAGAACTAGCTTCAGCAATCGACTGGATAGACGGTGAAGACGAAGCATAA
- a CDS encoding cytochrome c peroxidase — MSRSITFIGAVSLTALLLLAGCNGSDNSAGNTTSSTGSKPDTTKPDTPDPTQPDKGKKSVKHQVTQGDTFSYQYKLKAGQKLRVIQPATLGNVSVANGLVIYQAPLALSGADQFKLELIDGPSAETIGWMIRVNKPTPRFSVVAVNDQAAEKVWQCVSDAETHHGVTWLTAIHPNTETFSWQNWEATLPGFSADCSLSNTLSGKACTTNNLIDYANQQQWCGKTDWRLPYAYEMQNLTSEQDFALDNNQAAIDPFFFPHVGFETYWLQNDASAQQAENIAYRYSFGANRKKSLSQNKRKPASVMLVSGNYRDTSLPNQQIKPQAEETSFIRLDNAGQPLARNRQQDNYQDSPWRCLDDMRGLVRDNLYLRDKRFSYVYWLTPNSSDATSTSRDYASDSSVTNCGQTECSIEAALQVINSSKQCGRSDWRLPTADELALLMHQQVSGGEYQLLYSTSLNSPTAGDYWVTASLPSATSAKAETGYGTITLPLAATLQPSPLLAQNQATQTAKLLLIASEFEPRATEDPRSVRNHTKPDITRLRQAYATHSYHWPAPFVDDIGGYQELGTMPHPVFPNHNPYDEKKVALGKKLFFDPFLSQAQDVACASCHEPKKGWGDGREVSIGHDRQRGKRNAPTIVNSAFLPQLFWDGRAATLEQQALMPIQDPLEMAETLPNLVMKLNAHPNYPKQFDDVFGEGAITQEQLAMALATFQRTIISKPSQFDRFVKEAELGKTDALSDQALWGLDIYRRNGRCANCHMGSEFTNHKFENVGLTYYKAFYEDLGKYNVSGNSHDVGLFKTPSLRDVMNHGPWFHNGLVDTIDGVISMYSEGMASNAAFGWSKYDPNYPKLSEKIRPLNLTYQEAEALKAFLVAITAESPLGSATKTELGQ; from the coding sequence ATGAGTCGTTCAATTACCTTTATTGGCGCTGTTTCGTTAACAGCGCTTTTGTTGCTAGCAGGCTGTAATGGTTCTGATAATTCAGCGGGTAACACGACATCATCGACAGGCTCTAAACCCGATACGACGAAACCTGATACGCCAGATCCAACTCAGCCAGATAAAGGAAAGAAGTCTGTTAAGCATCAAGTAACGCAAGGTGATACTTTTTCTTATCAGTATAAGTTGAAGGCCGGGCAAAAATTACGTGTTATTCAGCCCGCAACGCTGGGAAATGTGAGTGTTGCTAATGGACTCGTTATTTATCAAGCACCGTTAGCACTATCAGGTGCAGATCAATTTAAGCTAGAGCTTATTGATGGTCCGTCGGCAGAAACCATTGGCTGGATGATCCGTGTAAATAAACCAACCCCCCGTTTTTCTGTTGTAGCAGTTAACGATCAAGCGGCGGAAAAGGTATGGCAATGCGTATCAGATGCAGAAACGCATCATGGTGTCACTTGGCTAACGGCTATTCACCCTAATACTGAGACATTCTCGTGGCAAAACTGGGAAGCGACATTACCTGGTTTTTCTGCTGATTGTTCGCTCTCAAATACCTTGAGTGGTAAAGCATGTACAACCAATAACCTCATTGATTATGCCAACCAACAGCAATGGTGTGGTAAAACAGATTGGCGTTTACCGTATGCTTATGAAATGCAAAATTTGACCAGCGAACAAGATTTTGCCTTGGATAATAATCAGGCAGCGATTGATCCATTCTTCTTTCCACATGTTGGCTTTGAAACTTACTGGCTTCAAAATGATGCCAGTGCGCAGCAAGCAGAAAATATTGCTTATCGTTATAGCTTTGGTGCCAACCGCAAGAAATCGTTGAGCCAGAATAAGCGCAAGCCTGCTTCTGTTATGTTGGTGAGTGGTAACTACCGTGATACATCGTTACCCAATCAACAGATAAAGCCGCAAGCGGAAGAGACCAGCTTTATTCGATTAGATAATGCCGGGCAACCACTCGCACGTAATCGTCAGCAGGATAATTATCAGGATTCACCATGGCGTTGTCTTGATGATATGCGAGGTTTGGTTCGTGACAACTTGTACTTGCGTGATAAGCGTTTCTCATATGTATATTGGCTAACGCCAAATAGCAGTGATGCGACAAGCACTTCACGCGATTACGCGAGTGATTCTAGTGTGACCAACTGTGGTCAAACTGAATGCTCGATAGAAGCGGCGTTGCAAGTGATTAATAGCTCAAAGCAGTGTGGCCGTAGTGATTGGCGCTTACCCACTGCTGATGAACTTGCATTATTAATGCATCAGCAAGTGAGTGGGGGTGAGTACCAATTGTTGTATTCAACGTCATTAAACTCGCCAACTGCTGGAGATTACTGGGTTACAGCGTCATTACCTAGTGCAACGTCAGCGAAAGCTGAAACTGGATACGGCACGATAACATTGCCATTGGCAGCAACGCTGCAACCTTCACCTTTGTTAGCTCAGAATCAAGCAACGCAAACAGCTAAGCTACTACTGATTGCGAGTGAGTTTGAGCCTCGCGCAACAGAGGACCCGCGTTCAGTTAGGAATCATACTAAGCCTGATATTACTCGCTTGAGACAAGCTTATGCGACTCACTCTTATCATTGGCCCGCTCCTTTTGTGGATGATATTGGTGGTTATCAAGAACTTGGCACTATGCCTCATCCTGTTTTCCCAAATCATAATCCTTATGATGAAAAGAAAGTGGCATTAGGGAAAAAGCTATTTTTCGACCCGTTTCTTTCTCAGGCTCAGGATGTCGCCTGCGCAAGTTGCCATGAACCGAAAAAAGGGTGGGGGGATGGTAGAGAAGTCTCTATTGGTCATGATCGCCAGCGTGGCAAGCGCAATGCACCAACCATAGTTAACAGCGCATTTTTACCTCAATTGTTCTGGGATGGACGAGCTGCAACATTGGAGCAACAGGCGTTGATGCCGATTCAAGATCCATTAGAAATGGCAGAAACGTTACCCAACTTGGTGATGAAATTAAACGCCCATCCAAATTACCCGAAACAGTTTGATGATGTATTTGGTGAAGGAGCGATCACTCAAGAGCAACTAGCTATGGCATTAGCAACTTTTCAGCGAACGATTATTAGCAAACCGAGTCAGTTTGATCGTTTTGTCAAAGAGGCTGAGTTAGGCAAAACAGATGCCTTGTCTGACCAAGCGTTGTGGGGGTTAGATATTTATCGCCGAAATGGACGTTGTGCCAATTGTCATATGGGGTCTGAATTTACCAATCATAAGTTTGAAAATGTTGGTTTAACCTATTACAAAGCATTTTATGAAGACTTAGGTAAATACAATGTAAGCGGCAATAGCCATGATGTAGGGCTATTTAAAACCCCTTCACTGCGTGATGTAATGAATCATGGCCCGTGGTTTCATAATGGTTTAGTGGATACTATTGATGGTGTCATTTCGATGTATTCAGAAGGTATGGCAAGTAACGCCGCTTTTGGATGGAGTAAATACGATCCAAATTATCCCAAGCTATCAGAGAAGATCAGGCCATTAAATTTAACCTATCAAGAAGCCGAAGCCTTGAAAGCATTTTTAGTAGCTATTACCGCCGAATCACCTTTGGGCTCAGCAACCAAAACGGAACTCGGGCAATAA
- a CDS encoding DUF1566 domain-containing protein, translating into MKISQPLVFIAATLLSGCNHSDNKTPVTQQPSIPSQPTKPVQPTQPDTNDKEQITELTADQVKSIAINRVTFDAPGISALTAANVTNIKTNFGRAYIDQASGEMVFELTSSSKVNKSAQQAKAIIDSPEARNVNSSDPKSSVIHSRLASEQNYHFKINYQVGDKPYQVLGYTLPLFQKDENTIVPRFTKLDAAGGALASDLQVLTRDKSDWSCVTDASSDLTWQVLQANGDFAFDSTYYWGERTQHHRDYMSASCALDKDCNTDNLAEIANAQKLCGKTDWRMPTRNEWKTVLTTEMLNEEKRQSPIDRFFFPYLDANYDEAYWTNHFTIYLNGHEGPDGDWQGSNKTVGDALVMWMGSDFAYEKMSPRSTNEPRFAMLVSGAVIPDESDNSTGEITAPLKSEVNKAGDEDNEWKKRFIKNGVAGQPLRDQDASKWACSTDNFFKTVVPNTDILWQRIDSAAPLMTLAQAQAYAKTVNTQTLCGRNDWRLPSESELKSLLIDSLAYGMEDMSYRAGYTKSILNDTVVGFDSYYWTATEFYADPKNKNMAVAFQNEWSESSGKLHSERFRVRLISTSVKQK; encoded by the coding sequence ATGAAAATCAGCCAACCATTAGTATTTATTGCTGCGACTTTACTGTCAGGGTGTAACCACAGTGATAACAAAACACCCGTTACCCAACAGCCTTCAATTCCGTCACAACCGACTAAACCCGTACAGCCCACTCAACCTGATACAAATGATAAAGAGCAGATAACAGAGCTCACTGCCGATCAAGTTAAATCAATCGCGATTAACCGCGTGACCTTCGACGCGCCGGGGATTTCAGCATTAACAGCGGCGAATGTGACAAATATTAAAACTAATTTTGGTCGAGCTTATATTGATCAAGCCTCTGGTGAAATGGTGTTTGAGCTTACGAGTAGTAGCAAGGTTAATAAGTCAGCTCAGCAAGCAAAAGCGATTATAGATTCACCTGAAGCTCGCAATGTTAATTCTAGCGATCCAAAAAGCTCGGTAATACATTCACGTTTGGCTTCTGAGCAGAATTATCATTTTAAAATAAATTACCAAGTGGGTGATAAGCCGTATCAAGTCTTAGGGTATACATTGCCCTTGTTCCAAAAAGATGAGAATACGATTGTTCCTCGTTTTACCAAGTTAGATGCAGCAGGTGGTGCGTTAGCTTCTGATCTGCAAGTACTTACGCGCGACAAAAGTGATTGGTCATGTGTAACCGATGCAAGTTCAGATTTAACTTGGCAGGTCTTGCAAGCAAATGGTGACTTTGCATTTGATTCAACTTATTACTGGGGGGAGAGAACACAACATCACCGTGACTACATGTCGGCAAGTTGTGCGCTTGATAAAGATTGTAATACCGATAATTTAGCGGAAATAGCAAATGCACAAAAGTTATGTGGCAAAACAGATTGGCGAATGCCGACACGTAATGAATGGAAGACTGTATTAACAACAGAGATGTTGAACGAAGAAAAGCGCCAATCACCGATTGATCGTTTCTTCTTCCCCTACCTTGATGCGAATTATGATGAAGCTTATTGGACCAATCACTTTACCATTTATTTAAATGGTCATGAAGGTCCTGATGGTGATTGGCAAGGCTCGAATAAAACTGTTGGTGATGCGCTAGTGATGTGGATGGGCAGCGACTTCGCATACGAAAAAATGTCACCTCGTTCAACCAATGAGCCTCGATTTGCAATGTTAGTGAGTGGGGCGGTTATACCTGATGAATCGGATAACTCGACGGGTGAAATAACAGCGCCGTTAAAATCTGAAGTTAATAAAGCCGGTGATGAAGATAATGAGTGGAAAAAGCGTTTTATCAAGAATGGTGTAGCGGGTCAGCCACTACGTGACCAAGACGCCTCTAAATGGGCGTGTTCTACTGATAACTTCTTCAAAACTGTGGTGCCGAATACTGACATCTTATGGCAGCGTATTGATAGCGCAGCACCTTTGATGACATTAGCGCAAGCGCAAGCCTATGCTAAAACCGTTAATACACAAACCTTATGTGGTCGTAATGATTGGCGCCTGCCATCTGAATCTGAACTTAAATCACTTCTAATTGATAGCTTGGCGTACGGAATGGAAGATATGTCCTACCGTGCGGGTTATACCAAGAGCATCTTAAATGACACAGTAGTAGGGTTCGACAGCTATTACTGGACGGCGACTGAGTTTTATGCCGATCCAAAAAACAAAAATATGGCTGTTGCGTTCCAAAATGAATGGTCTGAAAGTAGTGGCAAATTACACTCAGAACGCTTCCGTGTACGTCTTATTTCGACATCGGTAAAACAGAAATGA
- a CDS encoding glycerophosphodiester phosphodiesterase family protein has translation MFTRYSLFPLLVFLLLQGCTSPQKPEGDRFQLLSHYPDNAEGAKYGSESLDTRTLVDSQYALTDRNLYLTLGGDLGFFNQTCPLDIGVERGDARFSENSLDALEYASRNGFDVVNISARVTKAGDWFAYHDDETGRAAANKQGHRKKFYELSTNDLSKLRLRDRDGQLTDDRIPSIKEIANTWDPYLAHQRLAINIQGDATLDQLSELNRIVKRSLASGSYFFTSGKLYQLQHLRGLDDEVYLGYVWGPDSLSAQRYKRSIRQAISNDKMYQRNRGSSNRAIDRALAKQNHPKISATEVARKLGSNAGLHVDIRSYAKHSTIYQRAKANNLSVSTYSINGDDYHISTLQSLASKNKLLPDVADVTTSKYKVCASLFPRLISENGGYLPMTDQGKKISQLPRNGDFSALEIQGDYLKNGYYLAIDGEVKSLTMPKRVVKKVTKKAVFIAEPEIPADTDLNVVFDPIHIVIPE, from the coding sequence ATGTTTACACGTTATTCACTGTTTCCTTTGTTGGTATTTTTATTACTACAAGGCTGTACTTCACCGCAAAAGCCAGAAGGTGATCGTTTTCAATTGCTTAGTCATTATCCTGATAATGCAGAGGGCGCAAAATATGGTAGTGAAAGCCTTGATACCCGTACTTTAGTCGACTCTCAATATGCTTTAACGGATCGAAATCTGTATTTAACACTAGGCGGCGATCTTGGTTTTTTTAATCAAACATGTCCACTAGATATAGGTGTCGAACGAGGTGATGCGAGGTTTAGTGAAAACTCGCTGGATGCACTTGAGTATGCAAGCCGTAATGGCTTTGATGTTGTCAACATTAGTGCGAGGGTAACGAAAGCAGGGGATTGGTTTGCTTATCACGATGACGAAACAGGCCGAGCTGCGGCAAATAAACAAGGACACCGAAAGAAGTTCTATGAGTTGTCGACTAACGATTTGTCAAAACTGCGGCTGCGAGATCGCGACGGGCAACTAACGGATGATCGTATTCCTTCAATTAAAGAGATTGCCAATACGTGGGATCCGTATCTAGCTCATCAGCGGTTAGCCATTAACATTCAAGGTGATGCGACGCTTGACCAGCTGAGCGAACTTAACCGTATAGTGAAGCGCTCGTTAGCATCAGGATCGTACTTCTTTACTTCAGGAAAACTATATCAACTGCAGCATCTAAGAGGATTAGATGATGAGGTTTATTTGGGCTATGTGTGGGGGCCCGATAGTCTCTCAGCTCAACGCTATAAACGCTCAATCAGGCAGGCAATATCCAATGATAAGATGTATCAGCGCAATCGAGGTTCATCAAATCGGGCGATAGATAGAGCATTAGCAAAGCAAAATCACCCTAAGATTAGCGCGACAGAAGTCGCGAGAAAGTTGGGAAGCAACGCGGGATTGCATGTTGATATTCGTAGCTATGCTAAACACTCAACCATTTATCAGCGTGCAAAAGCAAATAACCTTTCAGTGTCGACTTACTCAATCAATGGTGATGATTACCATATCAGCACATTGCAATCTTTAGCTAGCAAAAATAAACTCTTACCAGATGTTGCTGACGTAACGACATCTAAATATAAAGTGTGTGCGTCTCTCTTTCCTCGTTTGATTTCTGAGAACGGTGGTTATTTGCCAATGACCGACCAAGGGAAAAAAATCAGCCAACTTCCAAGAAATGGTGATTTTTCGGCACTTGAGATTCAAGGTGATTATTTAAAAAATGGCTACTACTTAGCAATTGATGGTGAAGTTAAATCATTAACAATGCCTAAGAGAGTGGTTAAGAAGGTAACGAAGAAAGCCGTTTTTATTGCCGAGCCTGAAATACCTGCCGACACCGATTTAAATGTTGTGTTCGATCCTATCCATATTGTTATTCCTGAGTAA